tccCAGCATCTTCCATCAGCGTAACGAATAACGGATACAGGGTAAAAATTCCCGAACtaaatgtattaatttgttgaaaattgtcAACAAAATCAATTACCGCAATAGTTGAATtgaaagttgaatatttttgttttacgtaTGTTCGCATTATAGCGATAACAAATTTGTTACAAGCTAATTCAGAATTGATTCCAAATTTGACCAATCAACAAagctaatattttgataaaggccAAAAGCAAGCTGAAACGAATAATCctaaaatttagaatatttattcGAGGAAAACATACTTGCTTATATATCAAATTGACTGCGTCCTTAGTTAATcctatattttgataaagatggaaataggtcgaaacgtcaattttttccaatttttttaaataatcgattatttgaaatcaaacatCGATTACATTTTACTAGGGTAACGATTAATCGACAAACCAGACTGTCATCTATTACTAATTACTGTCAATAGATTGTCACAATTACTATATAATTGCAAGAAgtaaataagtttaaatttttcttatcacTATGTCACTTTTACTAAATAACAACTAACAGTTCATTGCCATTGGCAccatataaaaaagtaaaagtgGGTGGTATATAACTATCAGTAGTTTGTAGATTAAAAAACAGTTATCTAATAAATATGTCCCTCACAATTCAGCAAATAATTACTGATGCAAAACGACTTGCAAGTCGATTAAAAGATAGAGATGTAGTAGCTGATATATTATTGAACGAAACCCAtgcaattaataaaaaaattgatgccatgAAACaggtgagaaaaataaaatttgaagataaatattCACTTAAGGGAACAACGTAATTTTACTGTAGATTTAAACATAGTTTGCAGAATTTTTCGTTCATGTAGAAGAGGGTCAATAAAACACTAATAATTCAGTATAtagtcaaaaattaatatttttttcagtatcaAGAAGAAGTAGAACAATTGAATGAGGTAGCAAATCAAAGACCACATTCACAACTTATAGCCAACATTCAGAAAGAAAATAgacatttaaaagaaatacaacAAGAAAATAGAGAACTTAGGGCTGCATTGGAAGAATACCATACCACATTACAACATGTGATGTCCAAATATCGTGAACATACcaatgaagaaatatataaatcaaaagtCAATTTCATAGCAATGcaagagaaaaaatatagtgAGATTATTAAAGTACAAGCAGAGAAGATTCAAGAGATGGCTGCCGTGATGTTTAAAGCTGCTCTCATAGATGAGGATAGGGATTCTAGAGAACAAGAAGTTGTGTCTATGCTAAAAGTGGAAAATCAGGTGAGCATCACTGGTTTAAGTAATTTCCTATTAGAATCTGGGAGTATATGGGTGATATTTATTATCTTATATCTTTAAACTAGCAAAGTATGAGTTGTGGAGGTGATAAATCTATCTAGCtaggatttttataataagtcgttttaaattggtttttttattggaagaaaaataacataattggaagtaaaatacaaataaaaggTGGCATTTGTGTAgtcttaattttaattataaataggTACGAAACTAATAGTATTAGGAGATTTTCACTAATGTCTGCTGTTTAGCTATGTGTGAGTAAAATTTAGGATTGGAAAACGAAaggaaaaaataggaaagagtggAAGAGAATCACTTCCATGCTATGAGCCTAAAAGGGGAAACATTGTCTTGGAGCACAAATGAGATATTTCGGACTACTTTTGGAAAACTCCAAGTAAAGTTTTGCTATGTGCATAATTCTTGTAATGAAATTCTATGTCTTTTgatatttagtaattttataactaaaataatattactacaaaacatttttcatcttGGAACCtgttttcgatttatttattaaatggaCATATACCCTGTATGTGCTGGTATTgatatattctaataataattttccatataaccattttaaaacttttaatgaTTGAATTTTAGGCTTAATTTTAATGCTGccaaataatttctttaacaCAAAAATACTTATCAATACTTTTGGTTCTAGATTATATTAAACTAACCAACATTATATTTTGAAGCcatacattttatcaaaatcataaTCTTGCTCCAAAAAAATGTGCTTTAGCTTTTGCGTTGATTAGGCTTCTTATAACTAATAATACATGTAGTGCaatctgataaattttgaaacattagTATGGTAGATTATCTGTAGCTCAATTAATCTAAATCATCTTATGGTTTCAAAGAGTtggatgaaatttttataaataattttaggttttcaattaataataaatgattatttgaaacgagaaacaatatatttaaagaaTGTGTGAAAAATGTGATAACTAAGCATTTAAATGTGTTATTATTatcttgataataattattttctagggCTTAAGAGAAATGTTGGATATTGCCCGTAAATGTGGGAACTTGAAGAAGGAAGACAAGACTGTACAAACTGATATGGAAAACACTCCCGATAAACTTTAATAAGAGTATTTTTTGCACATATGCAATATTTTATGAGTATTCTTTGTGTgttgcaaaataatttttaaaatgtatgttattttcaaattttttaataattcttacaagtttaatttattattttttaccaatgcatattattaatgaatatagGAGCGACTAGaacattattatttgtaatgaattcaatttcaaaattaatgataaagcagtttaagtttttttattaaaaaattttattctatactGTATTTTATCATTCAATTGCCTAATAGgtatgaataatattatttttttggaaattaattcGAGTCTTTTTTTATGTAAGGTTAATCCATTACAATTGTGACTAGTAATAATTTTGCCTATTGTCAAAATAACCTAGATGCTCATTTTAAACTTGCAGATTCAACGATTTATGAGTTTCCATTACAATTATATGTATATTCAAATctgtcatttttttaatataatttttgtatatagttttttattgaatcctCAATGACTAATTAACCCTTCAGATGGAACatgatttttttgcattatgAGGAACATCTGTTTCACCGACTGATATGGAAACTCagcttattttttttgtattcgcTCAATATTTTAGCTCATTTATTTACCCCATCTTACTTTTTATTGTTAATCAGCACATAATACAGTTCATAATTAAGAAAtcctattaataaaaaaattatttattatttgaaaagaatgTAGAACATGATTGCTGATTATCAATCGAAACACAAGAgtcatattataataaaaaaaaatgtcaaatataacaaaaatgtaaCTAATAAAAGGACATGTtgaaaccaaagtttcaaatgtgtaataactatcatttaaatataaaaactttaataaaacaCATCCAAAAAGCAATAAGAAAATTAAAGTATGAAGTAGATTGATAATAagtatataaagaataaaatgaaCAGTAAAAACAGGAAGTAAAAATAACGAGAAGATGAGGAAAATCATAACATTCATCTATGAGACGGGGTAGtttagaaaaaatggaattgttACTTGCCAGAATGCCAGACCTTACGATtagttcatttttgaaaatatacttattGTATCCATAATACTCCAACAACACTGACATAAATACATGAAAACAAgactaataatattttattattagtataaGGAGAAAAATTCAGTATCCAAGAGTCCATGGGGCCTATTCATGACTCGAAGAAACAGAATCATCAGTACACTATGAGAGTTGTCTGACAGAGAACAAAAATAATGCAGATCACACAGGAAATGCCATTCCTCGATTCAAGAAAAGTTATAAACCATTTCTTGATCAGCTTCTCAAAGGATATCAGCATTTGGTAAAGTCAAGTGGGACACAACGGACCTGAAAGCATTTAACTATGAAACACAATATTGCTTATTTGTATTCCCACTCCAGGAgcattatttcgaaatttcaagATTCTTTATGATTTTAACATCTAACATCCCTACTTAGGGCTTGGTGAAAGCCAGCTAACATCTTTTATCAATGAAAAGTAGGGTTACACTGAGGCGCATATGAAGCCATAGTCCTTTACTCACTCTCTAGCAAGATCTAGTAGCAAATCTAAAAACTATAAACACCTGACAGGCGATGTTTCTTTTGAAGGGTTAATACTCTACCCATtgcaaatataaaaagaattgattattgatagaaattaaaatttctggaaatattGGTGATTTTGAACTGAACATCACACACATACAATTACAGTATTTGGTATTTTGAGCATTACATAGGTCACAGATCCATATCCGACTCCAAGAATCAGTCAGTGTGATTGTGTAGTGGTAATCAACAGTGTGGTGATAGAAGTAGccaattaacaaattatttaaaaataatcaaaaaaccTTGTTAGCAGagatgtttattaaaaaaattacacctattaataataaataaaatttaaaccctAGTAGTCGTATATTCTGAAGGGAATTTGAATGAATAACTTCCACTAGCAAAAACGTTTGGTAAAAGACCGGCATTTGGAATTATGTTCCAGGAGAGGCTTAATGTAATGTTCTTGTTACccctgaaaataaaaaaataaaattaaaagttttcagaagtaaatatttacaatgaacATTTAATACATTAAGCTACTTACTTAAGACCGTTTCCATCATCCCAGAAGTAGTATTTGGTATTCATActtttaaaatctaaaacagcATTCTCTCCTCTCAGAATTATTTTATCCCATAATACaacctaaaatatttatttccaaaataaattagaactgatagaacaataattttatttagattctaattaaaacattaatttctATAAATCATACTTCAGTCAATTTATTTACATGAAACTTTCgatatttttggaagaaagtCTATTACCATTACTAGAggaatgttatttttaatgatttaccTGATTAAGTTCATTACTGGGTGTTTTATATTCAGCTGTGAGGTAGAGGAATAATTGTTTAACGTTCCAGTTAAACAAACCAGTGAGATTAGTTTGTAAATCAAATGTAATGAAACCTAgatcatttttttctctactAGCACTATAATCCGGAACGTTTTTCCTATAAAAACCAACAAATAaagtaaatgaaattatataaatataataatactcACACTACAACTTTAACTGTATTCATTTTAGCATCTGTTACATAGTTGAGGAATACCGTCGaggcaaaacagaaaaatgttAAACATGCCAGAACGCTGAGAGTATAAGCTAATATTGAATTTCCTCTTTGAAGTACCGAGTgcattttctataactttctaacgtgtaataaaattttaacagaCACGtcaatatgaatttatttcaatttgtactAATAGTATACATAACCTCAACTCAATTTAGAATTGACAAACTTAATTTGACACGTCAGAAGGTATCACAGATTATTGagagaatatattttatagacaGTTCACGTGTATGACTCAAGGTtaagttaattttatattttctatttcatggTGGCAATGTAAATCAAACTGAccaaaataacgaaaaaatagGTAATTTTATGCTGACTGACTTTATACTGAGTTTCCATATAAAGttaatcaataaatttggtgttgtttcattattattacgCCGTATTTGTGACTTTTCTATAATTCCAACGACTATAGTGTTTTGAGAATGCTATTGAGTAGATATTGTTTTCATAATCCGAAATCATTAACATGATGCTTTTATTCTTGTATGAAGAAGAAAATACGtactattaaaatattcacaCCTTCATCTTAATAATATTACAACTTCCATATTTACATTATTTGCCTTCAGTTCacaaaattcttttctaaatgTACATTCAATCATACAGCtgttaataaaatttgtcaGTAGCTTATGAGGGATTTGAAATCGTATTTACACGCCTTGATAGCGGTACTTAAGCAAACAATATCGTGTACTATCTAAAATACGTGATCTATggtaattattgattattttattagttcgGTTAATGCTTGGCAGATGGCAGTAGGATTGAAGATGAGTTTCGTTTGTATCTAACGttactttatatacaaataccttattaaataaaatcgcaaaattttatataaaagtactaGTACATTTCGAAAATGACCATGAATACAAAATCATTTAGGAAAAGTAAGTAGTCACGATCAGCGGTATCTTCACGGTGCTTTTGAAACTAAACATGTcagaataattattcaattcataGCAATAGTTTAACTATCTTCCAATAGATGACAGAGAAAGtgtctttaaaataattttcttattgaatgtagttttttctcaaataacGTATactgtattttaatttttaattaatatgtgCTGTCCCCATTGTATTAAAATCTGCTTGCAATGAAAATCGATTatctttttaatgattttaattatcaaaatcacGTTGATTTTATGGTTATcggtaatttatttttaataactgtcataaaaatattcattctaatACCGGATGTACCAACAGGTATCAGTTTCtggtaaaatgaaaatacaagtAGGACTTAATCATGAGATAAGAGAAAATTATCAACGATTTAGTTTATCTTGCCATCATCATCTTAGAAGATAAGTACATTCGTTAGAATGCAATAGTCTATATCTTTATTTTATGATTATGATAGAGTAGGGTAAGTGAAAAGAAAgatgatatattttatgttttttatgatcGTATTTTCATTTGGAACATGTGTTTTTGGTAAGTAATAACTACTATTATAACCAATATAATAGATccgtttataaaaaattttattacgatTCGATTTTGTCTATTCTAAGACATTTGAGGTAATATGCGTCTTAGGTTGTTTATCAAacgaaatatattattacatcaaaattaataatcaacgttctattattcataaaaaatattgaattcgcgatataaaatatatacgaCATGGGATGCATTATTGCAAACAATGTTAATCTATATTTTCCAACTTCTTTTATTGACGTCTACGAAATTACTAATTCTCATGCTAACAAATTTGCTTTCAAAGCATTTATTGCTTCTTATGttgatttgttatatttttattttgctagTTAATATTATGGGCATGTTTAAGAATGGATCTTCTTCcgatatcaattgcagattataaaaacctttgccgacaattttgtttgatctatcataggcgtagatacctcattttataaatttattaggtttataaatacttttaaaaatatgtataccttgtgcgagaaagtattcgttaaaaggcaatcgaatcattataaattggacggcattatacgccgttatttagacagatgcacttaattgtagtcccacttggaaattagaaaaaaattattattatacctcgttaacttgctacaaatgaatattaaattataaaacgtaaatagacgagtaaaatgtacgtGCCTGtgagggagtttggtttaaatagggtaccagacgtgaactgagctcTTTTTGTACCACATTCGtttattagaacttcggtagtcttttatctgattcaaataatcttgtcgccttCGAACTATCCTTGATTACTCTAAAGAAAGccatatttctgtttatttaaagaaatttatgaattaaatcaatCTCACCAAGCTacgccaatgcttatcgcagactttctTCTAGGAAtgtttcgaagaaattgtgttcATACGCCATACAGCTttggccaatagaaatgcatttatgttaaCGATTCGACGTTTATATTGGTAAACAGTATAGATGATGAGTCCACATGGACTGAcagtttgttagatgtttaccgagtTTTATATGGGgagtaaactttatttttcatttctcaatttgatatgagtgccgtgcgtatttacgaaatattgattgttcctcgcataactgtcttctgcgattgataTTGGAAAACTTACCACTTGTTATTACAGTCATAACGCTGTCGCTCTACGTTTCAAGTAATAAAGAGAACGTGTTTACATGCTTAGCAAGCCTCGACAAGTATCCACAAACACAAGCGTGTGAACGGAGTGCTGGGTTTGTGTGAGATTCTCGTCGATTATTCTGGCTaggtttttgaacaaaaaatcaaattaatcttACGTCAAGCGCTTGCGACGTTTTGTTAGTGCGTGTAGTGTTGCTCACGAGCACTTGCTGAACAGATGCTTTTCTTTATT
The sequence above is drawn from the Diorhabda carinulata isolate Delta chromosome 6, icDioCari1.1, whole genome shotgun sequence genome and encodes:
- the LOC130894986 gene encoding FGFR1 oncogene partner 2 homolog, coding for MSLTIQQIITDAKRLASRLKDRDVVADILLNETHAINKKIDAMKQYQEEVEQLNEVANQRPHSQLIANIQKENRHLKEIQQENRELRAALEEYHTTLQHVMSKYREHTNEEIYKSKVNFIAMQEKKYSEIIKVQAEKIQEMAAVMFKAALIDEDRDSREQEVVSMLKVENQGLREMLDIARKCGNLKKEDKTVQTDMENTPDKL
- the LOC130895045 gene encoding signal peptidase complex subunit 3; translation: MHSVLQRGNSILAYTLSVLACLTFFCFASTVFLNYVTDAKMNTVKVVVKNVPDYSASREKNDLGFITFDLQTNLTGLFNWNVKQLFLYLTAEYKTPSNELNQVVLWDKIILRGENAVLDFKSMNTKYYFWDDGNGLKGNKNITLSLSWNIIPNAGLLPNVFASGSYSFKFPSEYTTTRV